Proteins from a genomic interval of Oceanispirochaeta crateris:
- a CDS encoding uroporphyrinogen decarboxylase family protein: MKEMTGLERCRAVLNNDLPDRVPVVPQTFMFAAETAGFRIGDMNKNGKMMADSHIISQDKYGYDGCVIDVDDASLAEACGAKVIFDNPNEPALVDEHNPLVNDLRQFKDMELPDPLKDGRLPAWLEATDRLVSEIGNRVFIMGRSDQGPFDLLCLLRGTQNFMMELITEDPKIIWDALDWCREANLRFAKAQKDAGAHATSIGDSYAGPNLISPDMYRQFAWEHELTLCKQVQDYGIPWSLHICGNTNEILGDMASTGAKILEVDWQVDMKKASDIVAGRAVLMGNIDPSDPLVYGTPEGVDLKAKQIIEATEGKNLFLSSGCAMGRHTPEANMRAMINAAKKYSN; this comes from the coding sequence ATGAAAGAAATGACAGGGCTTGAACGTTGTCGAGCTGTGTTAAATAATGATTTACCCGATCGTGTTCCTGTCGTACCTCAGACTTTTATGTTTGCTGCCGAAACAGCAGGGTTTCGCATTGGGGATATGAATAAGAATGGAAAGATGATGGCTGATAGCCATATCATCAGTCAGGATAAATATGGTTATGATGGATGTGTTATTGATGTTGATGATGCTTCATTGGCAGAAGCTTGCGGTGCTAAGGTCATATTTGATAACCCAAATGAACCTGCTTTAGTAGATGAACACAATCCTCTGGTAAATGATTTGAGGCAATTTAAAGATATGGAACTTCCTGATCCTCTAAAAGATGGAAGACTTCCAGCCTGGCTTGAAGCTACTGATCGATTAGTTTCTGAAATTGGAAATAGAGTTTTCATCATGGGACGGTCAGATCAAGGACCCTTTGATCTTTTATGTCTTCTTAGAGGAACTCAAAACTTTATGATGGAATTAATTACCGAAGATCCCAAGATTATCTGGGATGCTCTTGATTGGTGCCGCGAAGCTAACCTCCGTTTTGCTAAAGCGCAAAAAGATGCAGGAGCTCATGCTACCTCTATTGGTGATTCATATGCTGGTCCTAACCTAATCAGCCCCGATATGTATAGACAGTTTGCCTGGGAACATGAGCTGACTCTATGTAAGCAGGTACAGGATTATGGGATACCCTGGAGTCTTCATATTTGTGGAAATACAAATGAAATTCTAGGGGATATGGCAAGTACTGGAGCAAAAATCTTAGAGGTCGATTGGCAGGTCGATATGAAAAAAGCCAGTGACATTGTTGCTGGAAGAGCAGTTCTAATGGGGAATATTGATCCAAGTGATCCTTTGGTGTACGGGACTCCAGAAGGGGTAGACTTGAAGGCAAAACAGATCATTGAAGCTACAGAGGGGAAAAATCTTTTCCTTTCCAGTGGCTGTGCTATGGGACGGCACACTCCGGAGGCAAATATGCGAGCAATGATTAACGCTGCAAAAAAATATAGTAATTAA
- a CDS encoding ABC transporter permease, which yields MLITTQKKVKKLLNTFVLEIILLIIILIMSFTTAGFFSSANFLNILRNMSLQGVIAFGMTMVIIAGEIDLSIGSTVALSGVITGLVAGKLSRLGIMSLESAVWVGMIVALIAGGGIGFFIGWLRTRFNMPTFIISLGMMNISLGFAAVLSKGFPITTFPEWFNVFGAGRVFGLIPVPAIILLILFVIMFMIMELTKFGRSVYAVGGNPESARLSGINVTKVKIISMVTVQLTAVLAGILTSSQVMSGTFSFGRGWELNVISAVIIGGASLNGGRGKVWGTFVGLIFLYVIINAMTLLGVDQFWQYVVRGVIIIAAVLMNTIQSERKD from the coding sequence ATGCTGATTACAACACAAAAAAAAGTAAAAAAATTACTGAATACATTCGTACTGGAAATAATACTTCTGATCATTATTCTTATAATGTCATTTACGACGGCTGGATTTTTTTCATCTGCTAACTTTTTAAATATATTGCGGAATATGTCCTTGCAGGGAGTCATCGCTTTTGGTATGACAATGGTTATTATCGCGGGTGAAATAGACTTGTCAATTGGTTCTACAGTTGCCTTGTCTGGTGTTATTACCGGGTTGGTTGCTGGAAAACTATCAAGATTGGGAATCATGTCTCTGGAAAGTGCAGTATGGGTTGGTATGATTGTAGCCTTAATTGCTGGTGGGGGAATCGGTTTCTTTATCGGATGGTTACGTACAAGATTTAATATGCCAACATTTATCATATCTCTTGGAATGATGAACATATCCCTTGGTTTTGCTGCAGTTTTAAGTAAAGGATTCCCTATCACTACTTTTCCAGAATGGTTCAATGTCTTTGGTGCCGGAAGAGTTTTTGGGCTCATACCTGTTCCTGCAATTATATTGTTAATATTATTTGTAATAATGTTTATGATAATGGAATTAACTAAATTTGGACGGTCAGTTTATGCTGTTGGGGGTAATCCTGAATCAGCTAGATTATCAGGAATCAATGTAACAAAAGTTAAAATAATAAGCATGGTCACAGTACAGTTAACAGCTGTACTTGCTGGTATCCTAACTTCATCCCAGGTTATGTCGGGTACATTCTCTTTTGGACGTGGATGGGAACTGAACGTTATCTCAGCTGTAATTATTGGTGGGGCCAGTTTGAATGGTGGTCGTGGAAAGGTCTGGGGTACATTTGTCGGATTGATCTTCTTATATGTTATAATAAATGCAATGACACTTCTTGGTGTTGATCAATTTTGGCAGTATGTAGTTCGCGGTGTCATTATTATCGCTGCTGTTTTGATGAATACAATTCAATCAGAAAGAAAAGATTAG
- a CDS encoding fatty acid desaturase has translation MTENIKVKWYKTPLSKEDLKLVSKRSNWKGLVQTLGHLLFLMLFAVLAYWSTLNLKLFYNIIFFLIYGIFYSFILNGFHEMSHNTVFQSKGLSRFFYRLFGFLSWNNHVFFSESHRVHHHYTLQRSYDMEVILPVMVTAKEFFLRGFINPIGFVETVYGTILLSLGIVKGKMYTGLGFASAEWKELLFPKENMVVRKQLINWARFTLIGHIFIICLSLAFGLWQIPLLITLAPFYGSGFLYLLNPTQHIGKKDNVDDYRLNSRTILLNPFLRFLYWNMNYHIEHHMYAAVPFYNLGKLHRLIEHDLPESPKGLIRTWIQIKDMDK, from the coding sequence ATGACAGAAAATATAAAAGTTAAATGGTATAAAACCCCCCTCTCTAAAGAGGATTTAAAATTAGTCTCAAAGAGAAGTAATTGGAAAGGTCTTGTCCAAACTCTTGGGCACCTTTTATTTCTAATGCTTTTTGCAGTGCTTGCCTATTGGAGTACTTTGAATTTAAAGCTCTTTTATAACATAATATTTTTTTTAATCTACGGTATTTTTTATTCATTTATATTAAATGGATTCCATGAAATGAGTCATAATACAGTCTTTCAGTCAAAAGGGTTGAGTCGTTTCTTTTATCGCCTCTTCGGCTTTCTCAGCTGGAATAATCATGTCTTTTTCAGTGAAAGCCATAGAGTTCACCATCATTATACTTTACAACGGTCATATGATATGGAAGTTATTCTTCCAGTTATGGTTACAGCTAAAGAATTTTTTCTTAGAGGGTTTATAAATCCTATAGGATTTGTTGAGACCGTTTATGGCACAATATTATTATCTTTGGGAATTGTAAAAGGCAAGATGTATACCGGCTTAGGTTTCGCTAGTGCTGAATGGAAAGAATTATTATTTCCCAAAGAAAATATGGTAGTCCGTAAGCAGCTTATTAATTGGGCTAGATTTACTCTTATTGGTCATATCTTTATAATTTGTTTGAGTTTAGCTTTTGGACTGTGGCAGATTCCCCTCTTGATAACTCTAGCTCCTTTTTATGGCTCTGGATTTCTGTATCTTTTAAATCCAACACAGCATATTGGTAAGAAAGACAATGTCGATGATTATAGGTTGAATTCTCGTACAATTCTATTAAATCCTTTTCTGAGGTTTCTTTACTGGAATATGAATTATCATATCGAGCATCATATGTATGCGGCTGTTCCATTTTACAACCTAGGTAAATTACACCGACTGATAGAACATGATTTACCTGAATCACCAAAAGGACTCATCCGTACCTGGATTCAAATAAAGGATATGGATAAATAA
- a CDS encoding sugar ABC transporter ATP-binding protein, whose protein sequence is MSKLETKKISKAYPGTLALDNVSVSFESGKVNALIGKNGSGKSTLIKVFSGAEHQTGGEFYLDGKQLKFKDPRESFAKGIVTVYQEMSLIPGLSVAENIFIGRLPMKGKLIDWKKTKSMARDLLKELEIDIDIDKHISNLSMWQCQMIEIAKAMSFNPKVLQLDEPTSALAKHEIESLFKMIKRLKEKGVIIIYVSHKLHELWQIADTCTVLRDGKFIGSVDMEGISQKEIVHMMFGDVKINTRPEDLVVSDEVVFEVKGLTQSPKYKDVSFRLKKGEILGIAGMLGAGRTELLKSIFGADNFDSGEIYCFGNRIMSPTPEKMKKNGIALTPEDRKIEGLNLIASIKHNLCYASLDKVFSKGIFIDKKIEEEFVQRQIDGLEIKISDVENDMYSLSGGNQQKVVVGNWLNTYPKIMLFDEPSRGIDVNAKQQIFQIMWEQSRKGISSIMVSSELEELLEVCHRILIMREGSIVQEVSPEDISIEDLYALCMGGE, encoded by the coding sequence ATGAGTAAGTTGGAGACTAAAAAGATTTCCAAGGCATATCCTGGTACTTTAGCTCTAGATAATGTAAGTGTTTCCTTTGAAAGTGGAAAGGTAAATGCCCTTATTGGAAAAAATGGTTCAGGGAAGTCTACGCTGATAAAAGTATTTTCAGGAGCAGAACATCAAACGGGTGGAGAATTTTACCTTGATGGCAAGCAGTTAAAGTTTAAAGATCCAAGAGAGTCTTTTGCTAAAGGAATCGTTACTGTTTATCAAGAAATGAGTCTGATTCCCGGATTGTCAGTTGCTGAAAATATTTTCATAGGTAGGTTACCTATGAAAGGGAAACTTATTGATTGGAAGAAAACAAAATCAATGGCAAGGGACTTATTAAAAGAGCTTGAAATTGATATCGATATTGATAAACATATTTCTAATTTGAGTATGTGGCAATGCCAAATGATAGAAATAGCCAAAGCGATGAGTTTTAATCCTAAGGTATTGCAACTCGATGAACCAACATCGGCTCTGGCAAAACACGAAATTGAGTCTTTGTTCAAAATGATAAAAAGGCTTAAAGAGAAGGGTGTCATCATTATTTATGTATCTCATAAATTACATGAACTATGGCAGATTGCTGATACATGCACTGTTTTACGGGATGGAAAATTCATTGGTTCTGTTGATATGGAAGGTATTTCTCAAAAAGAAATAGTACATATGATGTTTGGGGATGTTAAGATCAATACCAGACCCGAAGACCTAGTGGTTTCCGATGAAGTTGTATTTGAAGTGAAGGGTTTGACACAGTCACCTAAATACAAAGATGTTTCATTTAGACTTAAAAAAGGTGAAATTCTGGGTATTGCTGGGATGCTGGGTGCCGGTAGGACAGAACTATTAAAATCTATATTTGGAGCCGACAATTTTGATAGTGGAGAAATTTACTGTTTTGGTAACCGAATAATGTCACCGACTCCTGAAAAAATGAAAAAAAATGGTATTGCACTAACACCTGAAGATAGAAAGATCGAAGGGCTAAACCTAATTGCTTCTATCAAACACAATCTATGTTATGCCAGTCTTGATAAAGTCTTTTCCAAAGGCATCTTTATAGATAAAAAAATTGAAGAAGAATTTGTTCAGCGCCAAATTGATGGTCTGGAAATTAAAATAAGTGATGTAGAGAATGATATGTATTCACTTAGTGGTGGAAATCAGCAGAAAGTTGTTGTTGGAAACTGGTTGAATACGTATCCTAAAATTATGCTTTTTGATGAACCCTCCAGAGGAATTGATGTTAATGCTAAACAGCAAATCTTTCAAATAATGTGGGAACAATCCCGCAAGGGAATTTCCAGTATAATGGTTTCTTCTGAACTGGAAGAGTTATTGGAAGTTTGTCATCGAATATTGATTATGCGTGAAGGTTCTATTGTTCAGGAAGTCTCTCCTGAAGATATTAGTATTGAAGATTTATATGCACTGTGCATGGGGGGAGAGTGA